Below is a genomic region from Microbacterium esteraromaticum.
TCATCGACGACACGGAGCTGATCGATGCGGCGCGCCTGCTCCGGCCGGACGCGGATCCCGTCGAGGTGGCCGCGCGCGTGGCGTGGTCGGTGCTCATCGAGCCGGGCGACGGCATCGCGGGGGCGCTGCTGCAGGAGCTGGGGGCGATCGAGGCGCTTCGCACCACGTTCGGCGAATCCCGCCTCGCGGTTCCCGGGGTCGTGCCCTCGAAGGCGCTGAGCGACGCGATGGCGCGCTGGCGTCCGCGCGCTCGCACCCGCGCGGTGCGGGATGCCGTGCTTGCGGCGCGAAGCGTGGGAGCCCGGCTGCTGCTCCCGGGTGATGAGCAGTGGCCAGAGGGTCTGCAGGATCTCGATGTGCACAGCCCTGTGCTGCTCTGGGCACGTGGGGACGCCGAGGGCCTTCGGGCCGGACGCGCGGTCGCGATCGTGGGAGCGAGGGCGGCCACGGGGTACGGCGAGTCCGTCGCCGCAGAGCTGTCCGGCGATCTCGCGGCAGGTGGCGTTCTGGTGGTCTCCGGGGGCGCGTATGGCATCGACGGCGCGGCGCATCGAGCGGCGCTCGGCGCCGGCGGCGCCACGGCGGCCTTTCTCGCCGGCGGTGTCGATCGCGCGTACCCGATCGGGCATCAGCAGCTCTTCGACCGGATTCGGCAGGCAGGCGTGGTGCTCAGCGAGGTGCCCTGTGGCTCCGCGCCGACGAAGTGGCGGTTCCTCGCGCGCAACAGACTCATCGCCGCCGCAGGCCTGGCCACGGTGGTGGTGGAGGCCGGCTGGCGAAGCGGCACGCTGAACACGGCCGGACACGCCTCATCTCTCGGTCGCCCGCTCGGGGCGGTGCCCGGTCCGGTGACGTCAGCGGCATCGGCCGGGTGTCACCGCCTGCTCCGCGAGTTCGACGCGGTGTGCGTCACGAGTGCGCAGGAGGTCCGCGAGCTGTGGGGCGAGACCGATGCCTCAGCCGCCGTGTCGGCGCCGCCCGACCACGACCGCACCCGGCTGCTCGATGCGATGAGCGCCCGCAGCGCGCGGGAGGTGCCCGACATCGCCCGTCGCAGCGGCCTCTCCATCGAACGCGTGCGGGCACTGCTCGGACTGCTCGCGCTCGACGGATGCGCCGCTCAGCGCGAGAGCGGCTGGGTGCGGCTGGGCTGACGCCCGCGCGGCGCGGCAGACCATGGATCCGCGAGGGCGCGGCATGCTGGTCAGGTGCGGTATGCGAACGCTGTGGCGTCTTTCACGTCGTATCTCGAGCAGGTGCGGCGACTCTCGGCTGCGACGGTGCGCGCGTACCGCTCCGACCTCGCCGATCTCGGCTCAGTGATCGGCGACGCGGATCTGCGCGAGATCGATCTCGAGACCCTGCGCGAATGGCTCTGGCGCGCGACCCTCAGGGGTGACGCGCGGTCGACCATGGCCAGACGCGCGGCGGCTGCACGCTCCTTCTTCGGATGGGCCCATGAGAGCGAGCTGATCCCGGTCGACCCCAGCCTGCGTCTAGTCACCCCGAAGCGCGCGAAGACCCTTCCCGTGGTCGCCTCGAAGGACGCCATGCGCGAGCTGCTCGATCAGTACAGGGCCGCTGCCGCCGGCGGTGACGCGACAGCGCTTCGGGATCATGCCGTTCTCGAGGCGCTCTACGGCACCGGCGTGCGGGTGTCGGAGCTCTGCGGGATCGACATCGACGACGTCGACATGCACCGTCGCACGGTGCGCGTGCTGGGCAAGGGCTCCAAGGAGCGGGTCGTGCCGTTCGGCGCGCCCGCCGCCGACGCGATCGGGGCGTATGTCACTCGCGGCCGTCCCGCTCTGCTGGCCCGCGTCGACCGTGCGACACCCGCTCTGTTCCTCGGCGCCCGCGGTGCGCGCATCGGATCACGCACGGTCTACGCGCTGGTGGCTCGGGTGCTGAGCCCCATCGTCGGCGCCGAGCACATCGGTCCTCATGCGCTTCGTCACTCGGCGGCCACGCATCTGCTCGACGGCGGAGCCGACCTCCGCGCCGTTCAGGAGATCCTCGGGCACGCGAGCCTCGGCACGACTCAGATCTACACGCACGTGTCGACAGAGCGCCTGCTCGACGGCTATCGCCTTGCCCACCCCCGCGCATGAGCGCGTGTCGGAGGGCGGGGCAGGCGTCAGCCGCTGCAGCAGGGGAGCAGCACCGCCCTCGGCACATCGCCGAACAGCGGCAGCGGATCGATGTAGACGCCGTCGCGCCGGACTCCCACGTGCAGCGTCCCACGCGTGGCATGACCGCCGGACGCGACCGCGCCGATCGTCGCCCCCGCAGCGACCGTGTCCCCGGGGGCGAGCGACGACGTCACCGGCTCCCAGGTGCTCACGTACCCGTCGCCGTGGTCGATCGTGATCAGCGGACGATCGACGACGGTTCCGCGGAATGCCACGACGCCGCCCGCGGGAGCCGTAACCTCGATCCCCGCAGGCGCGGCGACATCCATCCCGCGATGGCCTGGCGCGTAGTCGTGCGCCGGGGCGCGGAACGGCTCGACCACCGTGCGGTTGCCTGCGACCGGCCAGACCCATGCTCCGCGGTCGGCCTCAGCGACCCCACCTGACCCGCCGCCTGCGGACACGGCGACCGAGAGCACGAGGGCGATGAGACGGGAGCGCATCGAACAACCTTCGCGCATCGGTCCGCGCGCGTGGCCTGCGCGTCACGGTGACGGTGGAGAACCCCCGGATCACCTGGCCTGTGCAGGACGTTCTGATGCGGCGTGATCCTGTACACTGAGGAAGCACCTCGAAATCGGGGTGACTACGCGTGCCCAGAGCGACTCCGGTCGCGGCATCCACTCCCACAGGTCCTGCTTTCGAGCGGGCGGGCGTGTGCCGGGCACCAGGACTGCCGGTCGACCGACCGGCGAATCAACCTCAACGACGCGAGAGCGTCAGAACTAGGAGAAGACCATGGCTGTGGTCACCATCCGCCAGCTGCTCGACAGCGGCGTGCACTTCGGACACCAGACCCGCCGGTGGAACCCGAAGGTGAAGCGCTTCATCCTCACCGAGCGCTCGGGCATCCACATCATCGACCTGCAGCAGTCGCTGTCCTACATCGACCAGGCGTACGACTTCGTCAAGGAGACCGTCGCACGCGGCGGCACCATCCTCTTCGTCGGCACCAAGAAGCAGGCGCAGGAGATCCTCGCCGAGCAGGCCGACCGCGTCGGTCAGCCGTACGTCAACCAGCGCTGGCTGGGTGGCCTCCTGACCAACTTCTCGACCATCGCGAAGCGTCTCGCGCGTATGAAGGAGCTCGAGGAGCTCGACTACGAGAACCCCTCCGCTTCGGGCTTCACCAAGAAGGAGCTCCTCCTCAAGAAGCGCGAGCTCGACAAGCTGCACAAGTCGCTCGGCGGCATCCGCAACCTGTCGAAGACCCCGTCGGCGCTGTGGGTCGTCGACGCGAAGCGCGAGCACCTCGCCATCGACGAGGCCAAGAAGCTCGGCATCCCCGTGATCGGCATCCTCGACACGAACGCCGACCCGGACGACTTCCAGTACCCGATCCCCGGCAACGACGACGCGATCCGCTCGGTCTCGCTGCTGACGCGCATCATCGCCGACGCCGCCGCCGAGGGCCTGCAGCAGAAGCACAACCCGGACGCCGGCGACGCCGAGCCGCTCGCCGAGTGGGAGCGCGAGCTGCTCGAGGGTGCTGAGGCTCCGGCCGAGGCCGCTGCTGAGGCTCCGGCCGAGGCCGCTGCCGAGGTCCCGGCTGAGGCACCCGCCGAGGCAGACGCCAAGTAAGTCACCCCGCACACGTACAGACACGAAGCAAGGAGCCACCACACATGGCCAACTTCACCATCGCCGACATCAAGGCGCTGCGCGAGCAGCTCGGCACCGGAATGGTCGACACCAAGAAGGCGCTCGAGGAGGCTGACGGAGACGTCGAGAAGGCGACCGAGATCCTCCGCCTGAAGGGTGCGAAGGGCAACGCGAAGCGTGCCGACCGCTCCACCAGCGAGGGCCTCGTCGTCGCTCGCGAGATCGAAGGCGGCGTCACGCTGATCGAGCTCGCCTGCGAGACCGACTTCGTCGCGAAGAACGAGCGCTTCATCGCTCTCGCCGACAAGGTCGCCGAGGCGGTCGCCGCCGTGGCCGCCGACTCGATCGAGGCTGCTCTCGCCGCTCCCGTCGGCGACCAGACCGTCGAGCAGCTGATCTCGGACGAGGCAGCCATCATCGGCGAGAAGGTCGAGCTGCGTCGCGTGCGCACCGTCACCGGAGACGCCGTCTCGGTGTACCTGCACCGCACCAGCAAGGACCTGCCGCCGCAGATCGGTGTCGTCGTCGCGTACAGCGGATCCGACGCGGACACCGCGCGCAGCATCGCCCAGCACATCTCGTTCGCGAACCCCTCGTACCTCACCCGTGAGGACGTCCCGGCCGCCGAGGTCGAGAAGGAGCGTGAGATCGTCACCGAGATCTCCCGCAACGAGGGCAAGCCCGAGGCTGCTCTGCCGAAGATCGTCGAGGGTCGCGTCACCGCTTTCTTCAAGCAGGTCGCGCTTCTCGAGCAGGACTACGCGAAGGACAACAAGCTCTCCGTGGCCCAGGTCGCGAAGGACGCCGGTATCACCGTCACCGACTTCGCCCGCTTCAAGGTCGGCGCGTAACAACCTCCAGGGGGTTCGGATCTGCGATCCGGACCCCCTTCTTCATGCCCTCGAGGCACTATCTTGAGACGGGACGAGAGGAACCCATACATGACCGAAGGCAACGGACGCCGGCGCGTCCTCCTGAAGCTCTCCGGCGAAGCGTTCGGGGGCGGCCAGCTCGGCGTCAATCCGGACATCGTCGGTCAGATCGCTCGTGACATCGCTGCGGCTGTCGACCGCGTCGAGATCGCGGTCGTCGTCGGCGGCGGCAACTTCTTCCGTGGAGCCGAGCTCAGCCAGCGCGGCATGGACCGCGGGCGCGCCGACTACATGGGCATGCTGGGAACGGTGATGAACGCCCTCGCCCTGCAGGACTTCCTGGAGCAGGCCGGTGCCGCCACTCGCGTGCAGTCGGCGATCTCGATGACGCAGGTCGCCGAGCCGTACATCCCGCTCCGAGCCGAGCGCCACATGGAGAAGGGCCGCGTCGTCATCTTCGGAGCGGGCGCCGGCCTGCCGTACTTCTCGACCGACACCGTCGCGGCACAGCGCGCGCTCGAGATCGGCGCCGACGAGGTTCTCGTCGCGAAGAACGGCGTGGATGCCATCTACACGGCCGATCCGAACAAGGACTCCAGCGCCGAGCGCATCGAGCGCGTCACCTACCGTGACGCCCTGCAGCGCGGCCTCAAGGTGGTCGACTCCACGGCGTTCAGCCTCTGCATGGACAACAACATGGACATGCGCGTGTTCGGCATGGAGCCCGCGGGCAACGTGACCAAGGCGCTGCTCGGCGAGCAGATCGGCACCCTCGTCACCTCCTGAGCGCCTTGTCGCTCAGTGTCCGGCGACCAGTCGCCGGATAGAATCGTTCGAAAACCACGACCTAAGGAGCACCCGTGATCGCGGACGTCCTCGCAGATACCACCGCACGCATGACCCGCGCGGTCGACGCCGCCAAGGAGGACTTCGCCACGGTCCGCACAGGGCGCGCGAACCCTCAGCTCTTCCAGAAGCTGATGGTCGACTACTACGGCTCGCCCACGCCGATCGCGCAGCTGGCGTCGATGGCGAACCCCGAGGCGCGCACCCTCATCGTCACCCCGTACGACAAGAGCGCGCTGAAGGCGATCGAGCAGGCCATCCGCGACATGCCCAATCTCGGTGCCAACCCGACGAACGACGGCAACATCGTCCGCGTCACGATGCCGGAGCTGACCGAGGAGCGTCGCAAGGAGTACGTCAAGCTCGTGCGCTCGAAGGGCGAGGACGCGAAGGTCCAGGTGCGCGGCATCCGGCGCAAGGCCAAGGATCAGCTCGACGCGCTCAAGAACGACGTCGGCGAGGATGAGATCGCCCGCGGTGAGAAGGAGCTCGACGCTCTGACCCGCCAGTACGTCGACGCGATCGACGACGCGCTCAAGCGCAAAGAGGCAGAGCTGCTCGAGGTCTGACGGCATGGCAGGCGACAGCGATTCCGACGATCTGCCGCTGACACGGCGGGCGGCGCGCCGGGGGGAGGGTCCCTCCGAGACCGATGCCTCGGCGACCGCTCCCGCCGACCCGGAGGACGTCGAGACCCCGGTGCGCGGGCTGCCGCTCTCTGATGCCGCGTTCCCTGCGTTCGACGCCGAGCGGATTCCGCCGCGCCCGCCGATGCCGTCGCCTGACAGCTCTGAGACTCACGCCATCCGCGAGCAGTGGCGCGCCAGGCGCGGGGAGTTCGAGTCGCACGTCACCCAGGCCAGGGAGCAGTTCGACCAGGCGAACGAGCGGATCAAGCAGCGCACCGGCCGCGACCTGATCGTGGCCATACTGATCGGCGTCGGCTTCGGCGCCGTGCTGATCGCGTCGCTGCTGTTCGTGAAGTGCCTCTTCGTGCCGATCGCGGTCGCAGCCGGACTCCTCGGCACGTACGAGCTCTCCCGCGCGCTGCGCACCGGCGGCCGCCGGGTCGACGTCGTGCCCCAGCTCATCGCTGGTGCCGCCATTCTGCTCACCGGTCCCTTCGCCGCCCTGTGGCTCAGCTGGGTCGTGCTCATCGCCGCGGTCGCTTTCGTCAGCGTGTGGCGGATGGTCGGGCAGATGGTCGCGGCCGACGGCCGCACATACGGTGACGTCCTGGCCGATGTCGTCGTCGGCGCCTTCGTGCAGGTGTACGTGCCGTTCCTCACCTCTGTGGCGCTCATGCTGCTCAGCCGCGATCAGGGCGAGTGGTGGGTGCTGGGCTTCGTCGCGGTGGCCGTGGCCGCGGACACCTGCGCGTACGCGGCCGGTCTCGCCTTCGGCAAGCACCCCATGGCGCCGCGGATCAGCCCCAAGAAGACCTGGGAGGGCTTCGGCGGTGCCGTGGCAGGCTCGCTGATCGTCGGAGTGCTGTTCGCCATGCTGCTGCTGCAGCTGCCGTGGTGGTGCGGTCTCGTGTTCGGCGCGGCCATCCTCGCCTGCGCCACACTCGGAGACCTCGGCGAGTCCATGCTCAAGCGCGACCTCGGGATCAAGGACATGAGTTCCTGGCTGCCTGGTCATGGCGGTCTTCTCGACCGGCTCGACAGCATCCTGCCCTCGACGATCCCCGCCATTGCGCTGTACCACCTCTTCTCCCCTCTGATCGGATCCTGATGACTGACGCAGACCTCGAGGCGCTGACCACTCCGCAGGAGGAGACGCCGCCGGCTTTCCCGCTCGTCTCCGGCCGCCAGCGCGGCTACCACCGTGCTGCGGTCGACAGTTTCCTTGATTCCGCTCGTGCCGCCTTCGAGGAGTCGCGGGCGGACTTCGGTGCCGACGACGTGCGCGCGGCATCCTTCCCGCTCGTGAAGCACGGCTATTCGATCGCCGACGTCGACGCGGCGCTCGCGCGCGTGGAGGACGCCTTCGCCCAGCGTGCGCGTGAGAAGGCGATCCGCCAGGTCGGGCCCGACGCATGGGTGGCCCGAGCGCGGGACGAGGCGCAGCAGGTGCTCGATCACCTCAGCCGCCCCAGCAGGCAGCGCTTCGCGCGAACGAGCATCCTGACCTTCGGCTACCGCATCGACGAGGTGGATCACGTCGCCGACCGGATCGCGGCGTTCCTGCGCGACGGTGACGCACTGGACGTCGAGCAGATCCGCGGGGCGGCGTTCCGCATGCAGCGCTGCGGCTACCGCGAGGAGCAGGTGGACGCCCTGCTCGACGCCACAGTCGAAGTGATCCTCGCCGTCCGCTGACGCGCTCTCGGTGAGTTCTCATGGTGAGCCCGACCACTTGTGCGTAGACTGAGGGCCATCGTGAATCCCGATAACGAATCGATCTCGAACTCGAAGCGCCCGAACGCCTCCGGTCCGACGAAGAAGACTCAGACGCGTCGCCGTGCCAGCGCCCTGCTGGCCGGTCTCGCCGTCGTCGGCATCTCGGCGGCCATGATGGCCCCTACCGGCATGGCCGTAGCGGATCCCGAGCCGACCGATGCGCCGCTCACCGCGTTCTCGCTCGCCACGACCGAGACGCAGAGCATCACCGTCTCCGTCGAGGGTGCGGAGATCACGCCCGTCGCTCGCAGCGGCTTCGAGGTCTACGTGAAGCCCAAGCCCACCCCTCCACCGGCCCCGAAGCCGGCGGCCGCGCCCAAGAGCAGCAAGCCCTCCCTCCCGCGCTACACCGGCGGCGGAAGCAAGGAGGAGTGGATGACCGCGGCGGGAATCGCGAGCAGCGATTGGCCGTACGTCGACTACATCGTCTCCAAGGAGAGCGGCTGGAACCCGAACGCGACGAACAAGTCCTCCGGTGCCTGCGGCCTCGTTCAGGCGCTGCCCTGCAGCAAGGTTCCTGGCAACGGCTACGACCCGGTCGACAACCTCCGCTGGGGCAACGGCTACGCGGTCGGCAGGTACGGAAGCTGGGCTTCGGCCTACAGCTTCTGGGTGCGCAACCACTGGTGGTGAGCACGTTCGATGCCACGCTCACATCGACGACGACCTGAGCGCAGCGGGTCGGACGACTCCTTCGGCCGCCTTCTGGCCGGCTGGAAGCGAACCGAGGCCAGACGCGGTCGGGAATGGACTGTGCAGCCTGTGTCTGCGCACCAGGCGATGAAGGAGTACCGCTGCCCCGGGTGCACTGGGGCCATCGCGCCCGGTACCGCCCATGTGGTCGTGTGGCGGGCCGATGGAGTGATGGGGGAGAGCGCCGATCTCGCGGCTCGTCGTCACTGGCATACGCACTGCTGGCGCATCGCCTGACGGCCGGTGCGAGCGGTCAGCGCTCGTTCATCCGTGGGATGAGCACCTGACGGTAGATGATGAGCACACTCGCCGCCACCGGAATCGCGATCAGCGCGCCGAGAAGTCCGAGCAGAGCCCCGCCCGAGAGCGCGGCGATGACGACCACGGCGCCGGGCACCGATACGGCGCGGCTCATGATGCGAGGCGCGATCAGGTATGCCTCGACCTGCATGTAGATGAGGTAGTAGATGCCCGCGGCCAGCGCAGTGGCAGGCGAGCCGACCCCGGGCAGCAGGCACGCGAGCACGATGATCGTCGAACCGGTCAGCGTGCCGACCAGCGGGATCAGGGAGAAGAAGAAGGCGACGACGGCCAGCACCGCTGTGAACGGCGCGTTGATGATCGACAGGTAGATCATGCTCAGGATGCCGTTGATGACACCGAGCGAGACCTGACCCATGACGTAGTGGCCGACGGAGTCGGTGATCTGGTCGGCGATGTCGATGAAGCGCTCGCGTCGAGACGCGGGCACCAGCTGATACACGGCGCGCTTGAGCGACGGCGTCGATGCGGTCATGTAGATCGTCAGGATCAGGACGATGAAGGCGCCGAAGGCACCGGTCAGAACCGCCCCGCCGACCACCCAGACGCCCTGGCCGATCGTCGTGCTCCATTCGGTGACGTTCTGCGTCCACTGGTCAGAGGCGATCCAGCTGTCGATGTAGTCGAAGACCAGGTCGACCTCGAGGGTGGGGAACGTGTCTGTCAGCCAGGACTTGATGTCCTGCACCGTCTGCTCGCCGTTGACGAAGAGCGGGGTGATGCGCGCCACCAGCTGCGTGATCTGGTCGGTGACGACGGGCAGCACGATCAGAACGACGGCGGCGAAGACGCTGAGCACCGCGAGGATGGTGATGAGGACGGCCGCCCAGCGGGGGAGTCCCCGGCGCTCGAGGAACGTGACCAGCGGGTCGAGACCGAGACTGAGGAAGAGCGCCGTGCCGATGTACAGGATGATCGTCGACAGCGTCTGCACGCCCGTGATCAGCAGGATGCCCAGGCCGACGCCGAGCGTCGCCACCAGCGCGGTGCGGAAGGGACTGTGAATCTTCATTGCTCTCCTCGTCGACCTGCGAAGATCCTAATCGCCCTGCGGCATCCGTCTTCGCCGACTGGCCGCAGGCGGCATGCCGCGCCCGGCGGTTCTTCGTTCGTGGGCAATGCCCAGGTGGTTTCGCTAGTCTGAAATGTCGAGCGGACCGGCGGTGTATGCCCGGTCACGTAAGGAGCTGATTCGTGCGTTTCGTATGGGCCGTCGTGGCCTTCGTGCTGGCCACGGTTCTCATCGGAGCCGGAATCGCCCAGCGCACCATCTTCATGGGACCCTCAGAGCAGCGGATGGAGCTCGCGGTCGACGAACCGCAGCCGTACGTGCTCGTCGACGCCGAGGTGCTCGGCGCGCACTCGGGACTGCAGACGCTGCTCGTGCGCGGAAAGGGCGAGATCTTCGTCGCCTACGGCCGCACCGACGACGTCAAGGCCTGGCTGTCCGACACGAGCTACACCGACGTGACCCTCGCGAAGGGCGACGAGCCGAGAAGCGAGACCGTGGCGGCGCAGCAGTCGCCGGCGGGCGGCGGCGAGACGTCAGGTCGCAACCCTGCGGACTCCGACCTGTGGCTCGACTCGTTCGCCGACAAGGACTCTCTGGTGACCGAGATGCAGCTGACCCCGGGACACAGCATCCTCATCGCGCGCGACGGCGTGGAGCCCGCCCCGGACGACATCCTCGTCAGCTGGGGCCTCGACACACGCACTCCGCTCGCAGGGCCGCTGATGGTCGCGGGCGGTGTGCTGCTGCTCGCCGGACTGGTGCTGTACTTCCTCGCCATCCGGCATCAGCGCCGCGGTCGCGGACCGCTGCGCAAGGGACCGGCGCCACTGCCCGAGACCCAGCCGATCGAGATGCAGGCCGCGCCACGGCGCGCGGCGATCGATTCGGGCGACGACGAATCGGGCGAGCGCGGTGCCCAGGAGCCGAGCGGCGGCGGCTCGCCGGATTCCCCGGACCCCGCGGGCGGGCGCACGCCTCGCACGGCGCTTCGCCGTCGCCTCGCGCTGGGCCTTCCGGCGCTGACACTGACCGCTGTGCTCGCCACGGGCTGTTCGGCCGAATCGTGGCCGGAGTTCGGCGCCGAGACGCCCACTCCGACCCCCACCCCGACCGTGGTGACCCCCGAGGACCAGAAGCCCCCTGTCGTCACCGAGCAGCAGGGACAGCGCATCGTCTCGCAGATCGCACAGACCGTCGAGAAGGCGGACTCCGATCGCGACATCACTCTCGCCGAGACGCGCCTCGCGGGTGCCGTGCTCGAGGCGCGCCGCACCGAGTACACGCTGCGTGGACAGATCGCCGAGCGCACCCAGCCGCTGACCGCGCCGCGCGACAAGGTCAAGATCCTTCTGCCCGAGGCTGCCGACGGCTGGCCGCGCTCGGTGCTCGCCCTGACCGTCTCGGAAGAGGACGACACGGCGCCGCCCGTGCTGCTCACGATGACGCAGGACGACCCCTGGTCGAACTACCGGATCACCGAGATGGCCGACATGCCGGCATCGTCGGAGTTCCCCGACGTGGCGCCGGCGTGGCTCGGCACCACCAAGGTCCCCGACGACTCGCCGTTCCTGGCGGTCGCGCCCGAGCAGGTTGCGGCGGCGTTCGCCGACTTCGTCGACAACGGCGACAAGAGCGAGTACGCGGGGCGTTTCGACGAGACCGCCGAGAAGCTGGCGCAGAGCGTCCGTGACAGCCGTGCGGCGATCCTCGCCGGGCTCAAGGAGAAGCAGTCCGACACGACCTCCGCCGTCGCCTTCGACATGAAGGCGACGGACGAGGAGCCGCTCTCGCTCGCCACTCTCGGGAGCGGCGCCGTCGTCGCCGTGCGCGTAGACGACATCGAGACGATCACGCCGACCACGGCTGACGCGGTGATCCGGATCGGCGAGAACCCAGAGGCCAGTGCTCTGACCGGAGTCAAGGAGTCCGCCAAGGGGTTCACGACGACGTACGCGATCCAGCTGTTCTTCTCGGTGCCGGCACAGGGCTCCAACGAGCAGATCCGACTTCTGGCCTACCATCAGGACCTCCTCAGCGTGAAGGTGAATCAGTGACCGAAATCTCCGCAGCCGCGCTCCGCGGTGCCGTCGATCTCTCCTCCCTGCGCAACCGGCCGGCCTCTGCGCAGCCTGCAGCGGGCGCACCGGCGCCGCCCGCAGGTGAAGCCCGCGACGTCGTCGTCGACGTGACAGATCAGTCGTTCGGCGAGATCCTCGAGCTCTCCCGTTCGGTTCCCGTCGTCGTCGACCTGTGGGCCGAGTGGTGCGGGCCGTGCAAGCAGCTCAGCCCGATCATCGAGAAGGTGACACGCGAGCAGCGCGGCCGCGTCGTGCTCGCCAAGGTCGACGTCGACGCCAATCCGCAGGTCGCCCAGGCCTTCCGCGCGCAGTCGATCCCCATGGTGGTGGCGCTCATCGGCGGGCAGCCGGTGCCGATGTTCACCGGTGCCGTGCCCGAGGAGCAGGTCCGTGAGGTCTTCGCCCGCCTGCTCGAGGTCGCGGCGCAGAACGGCGTCACCGGCTCGGTGCCCTTCGGCGACGGCGAGGGAGACGACCCAGCCGAGGCAGAGCCCGCGCCGATGCCGCCGTTGCACGCCGAGGCTTTCGAGGCCATCGAGGCGGGCGACTACGCCCGCGCGATCGCCGCGTACGAGAAGGCCCTCGCCGAGAACCCCCGAGATGACGACGCCAAGGCCGGCCTCGGACAGGTGCGCCTGCTGCATCGCGTGCAGGGTCTGGATCTGCAGCAGGTGCGCGCAGCTGCCGCCGCGGCGCCCGGCGACGTCGATGCGCAGTTCCAGGTAGCCGATCTCGATCTCGCCGGCGGGCACGTCGACGACGCGTTCGGCAGGCTGCTCGACCTGTTCTCCGATGCCGACCCGGAGCAGCGCACGCGCATCCGAGAGCGCCTCGTCGAGCTGTTCGAGCTGATCGGCCCCACCGACCCGCGTGTGGCATCCGCACGCACGCGTCTCACGTCGCTGCTGTTCTGAACACGCCCAGCTGCACGAGCGCCCGGCCCCTGAGGGACCGGGCGCTCGTCTTTCACCACTGACTCGGCGTCGGAAGATGCGGATCGGGCTGGTGCCGGAACCACAGCGTCGAGAGCGCGGGAAGCGTGACCGTTGCGATCGCAGGTGCGTCCTCGTCGTCCCTGTGCGCGCTGATCATGCCCAGGTTGCCCGTGTCGTGGCCGCCGAAGGCTGCGGCATCCGTGTTCAGGATCTCCTGCCATGCCCCCTCGACCGGGAGGG
It encodes:
- a CDS encoding glycosyl transferase: MRFVWAVVAFVLATVLIGAGIAQRTIFMGPSEQRMELAVDEPQPYVLVDAEVLGAHSGLQTLLVRGKGEIFVAYGRTDDVKAWLSDTSYTDVTLAKGDEPRSETVAAQQSPAGGGETSGRNPADSDLWLDSFADKDSLVTEMQLTPGHSILIARDGVEPAPDDILVSWGLDTRTPLAGPLMVAGGVLLLAGLVLYFLAIRHQRRGRGPLRKGPAPLPETQPIEMQAAPRRAAIDSGDDESGERGAQEPSGGGSPDSPDPAGGRTPRTALRRRLALGLPALTLTAVLATGCSAESWPEFGAETPTPTPTPTVVTPEDQKPPVVTEQQGQRIVSQIAQTVEKADSDRDITLAETRLAGAVLEARRTEYTLRGQIAERTQPLTAPRDKVKILLPEAADGWPRSVLALTVSEEDDTAPPVLLTMTQDDPWSNYRITEMADMPASSEFPDVAPAWLGTTKVPDDSPFLAVAPEQVAAAFADFVDNGDKSEYAGRFDETAEKLAQSVRDSRAAILAGLKEKQSDTTSAVAFDMKATDEEPLSLATLGSGAVVAVRVDDIETITPTTADAVIRIGENPEASALTGVKESAKGFTTTYAIQLFFSVPAQGSNEQIRLLAYHQDLLSVKVNQ
- a CDS encoding DivIVA domain-containing protein: MTDADLEALTTPQEETPPAFPLVSGRQRGYHRAAVDSFLDSARAAFEESRADFGADDVRAASFPLVKHGYSIADVDAALARVEDAFAQRAREKAIRQVGPDAWVARARDEAQQVLDHLSRPSRQRFARTSILTFGYRIDEVDHVADRIAAFLRDGDALDVEQIRGAAFRMQRCGYREEQVDALLDATVEVILAVR
- a CDS encoding AI-2E family transporter, translated to MKIHSPFRTALVATLGVGLGILLITGVQTLSTIILYIGTALFLSLGLDPLVTFLERRGLPRWAAVLITILAVLSVFAAVVLIVLPVVTDQITQLVARITPLFVNGEQTVQDIKSWLTDTFPTLEVDLVFDYIDSWIASDQWTQNVTEWSTTIGQGVWVVGGAVLTGAFGAFIVLILTIYMTASTPSLKRAVYQLVPASRRERFIDIADQITDSVGHYVMGQVSLGVINGILSMIYLSIINAPFTAVLAVVAFFFSLIPLVGTLTGSTIIVLACLLPGVGSPATALAAGIYYLIYMQVEAYLIAPRIMSRAVSVPGAVVVIAALSGGALLGLLGALIAIPVAASVLIIYRQVLIPRMNER
- a CDS encoding tetratricopeptide repeat protein, with product MTEISAAALRGAVDLSSLRNRPASAQPAAGAPAPPAGEARDVVVDVTDQSFGEILELSRSVPVVVDLWAEWCGPCKQLSPIIEKVTREQRGRVVLAKVDVDANPQVAQAFRAQSIPMVVALIGGQPVPMFTGAVPEEQVREVFARLLEVAAQNGVTGSVPFGDGEGDDPAEAEPAPMPPLHAEAFEAIEAGDYARAIAAYEKALAENPRDDDAKAGLGQVRLLHRVQGLDLQQVRAAAAAAPGDVDAQFQVADLDLAGGHVDDAFGRLLDLFSDADPEQRTRIRERLVELFELIGPTDPRVASARTRLTSLLF
- a CDS encoding lytic transglycosylase domain-containing protein — protein: MNPDNESISNSKRPNASGPTKKTQTRRRASALLAGLAVVGISAAMMAPTGMAVADPEPTDAPLTAFSLATTETQSITVSVEGAEITPVARSGFEVYVKPKPTPPPAPKPAAAPKSSKPSLPRYTGGGSKEEWMTAAGIASSDWPYVDYIVSKESGWNPNATNKSSGACGLVQALPCSKVPGNGYDPVDNLRWGNGYAVGRYGSWASAYSFWVRNHWW